The genomic window CGTGTCCTTTGTCAAAGGATGCAACTTCTGTTATAAATTCAGATTGATGTATGTCACTTCCCGAACCCAGCTTGCCGAGCCCAGCACACTGATAAACGGCCGCATTCCCACAAGACCGAGACCAAGtgggcatgcaaggcctcagaacctaTCTCAAAATAGCATATACATCTAACAAAAGTACCAATTTAAAGCAAAAATGCAACATCTGGACTGACAACGCCCTtatgcgtgtgtaccgcaagtgcactggtttgtcgaagtaataataccccggtgagtgggtagtcgaatcacATGGAAttgtgattagaaacacaaagattgctatttaactataacggagatgaattaatagtgatgtgaataagaatcaatgcaaatagaaataagaaaagaaggaggcgcaaatataagataggggaggcaatcgacgataaatggggtacccgaacattgctcaccctaggactattgtttcaagtgcaagaccaatcattatgctaCATAATTAATgcataatgagtcgtggagatccttaaacacagtcccaaaacttaaggtcaaccgtgactaaccctacactatgccccagtggagaaatctctgagtctcgacacctcacactgtgttaggtttttttaggctctagggattccaagtgataaaccctattccctaaaatagatctaacattttggtccaggcgaaagacccctagtcacaattaagccccagttaCTAAGgtttacttcaacgcttcactctatatcttgcgcaactaagtcccagtggagttcgtctcttagcactcactctattgtgaccacaaagaattcttggaatacataggtaggataaatcacaccgaaggggaaagggcacgctctgctacctctcgactcaccctctcgatcctttccaatctagtattgtctaaccctcatggtgtgtcactcatccacaaggatttccaacatggattctcaaccctagtgtcactctaagggagaatcaactcaacaagcattcaagattggaacccaattaaaatatcaattaaagaaagcataataaaaggtcaaaaaaaaataacatcatcctagggtttacaagtccaagtacccaccaggggtttagctctccatggagcaaaatacaatcaataatgaaatcaaaagtaaaaatatgcaatctaTGAATAAAACCAACTTGGtgttcgtgttgatggtcttgtagagtggccgcgtcttctccataggtcccctcgtcaagccgaGGGCACACCACGtaggatcggtgccgacgaaaactcccccaataactctatTCCGAAGGAAACACGATGTTGAAGGCTGTAAACCTCtctaaaaacctagccaaagccactccaaaccctagctgcgggcgcctccaaaggtggaaaAAGATAgctaaaagatggaaaaaggattctcaaatcgggctgaaatggCGAcctaaatagggctggaatcgggcatccacacgtgcgtgtggaatttccacacgcccgtgtgaatctgcaggaattaaTTTTCTGCGGCCTGTAAATTGATACAGTAAAtcgctacattgatttgctacagtatacTCTCTAAtttacacttttcatcgaggcaacataaacgggcacatgtctatgccgtagatcacgttcaaataaaagcacaattgatgacaatcttgcgaGCTTTGCATaagtcaaaacacatgagtgtgactgccattgtgccactccaatttgcatatttccttgaacataacagaggttggcacacactcacatgtctttgagcacaacttgtgccttcacgtttgtttactccaagatttcatcaactaagtgcacttgtaatctactttggcttctttcttctatatttgtctccacaaccctgcatgcacaaaagaacacaaatatacatgtattagcgataaaatctgagaaaagtaatgtttatcgtaagaaaagaatactttgtattactaatacacaatcacttatcatgGACACATGACAAAATGACACTAACAAGGTTcacaaaaacaatagaaaatacaatGCTAGTGTTTAGGTCTACTAGAAGACAAAACAATTTTAACTTGAAAGAAAGCTAGAAGCTCTTCACTCAACACCACCGCTAAGCTATTCATCAATAGACCCTACGCCTGAtctgaaaaatgatgaaaacaaattTATGAGCTCAAAAGCCCaataagcaaccactaaaaatattgggatcacaACAGTTCTGAAAACCTAAAAATTTAAGTACAAATACTATAACATAGCACAATACTTGTTTAAATACAATTCAAAACAGTTCAAAAACATCCAATAGAGTCTGATTTTTAGATAAATACAATATATGTCTCCCAATAACTATggtcaaaacaaaatatcatagttcatttatttaccctagGTGATATGAGGCAGAATATCAGAGTTCAttatttaccctcagtgacccgagccaaaatattAGAGCCGTTATTCCTCACCGATGGAACagtgtgaaactatagtttcttaacAGAATTACATGTCggtatgattaatatttaacccctagtgacaaggttagtgcatagttaattggagacTATAATTGTTATGGCAAAATACCTCATGTTAGTAAAATAGTAACTAACAAAGTCCAAACAAAGCAAATACGAAATAAACTGATAGGTAAAACTGCTACCAATCATATTATCCCATTTTTATaatgtcaaaataatcaattatttaaactaGAACggataattgaaaaatataattaacaagaaaacaaaatatatattaaattttcaagaaactaggagaaatataaataatcataaattaagtaaaatatcttataattcagaaattaaataatcaattattaaataaattatctgataattcaaaatttaaataatacaagttaaataaatatttaaatattttgagaatcagagcatattttggcattttatttttattcaattatgtATGAAatgtagttccatgtttagccTCTCAGTGAGTAACTTAATTACTCATCTCGTCTTCTTTTCCCTCCCAGGGGATAGTAGAACAGCGGAGTAAAAGGGTGAAATGCTTGGCagagtttattttgtgattttcttaagaTGTGTATGATACCTAAagcattttggcatgtattagaaggatccactacgatgttataccttcatattttgttttacttctcTTGAATATTCCTAATTGTGTCAGTCAGGAAtatgtgatgtatgagagttataccCAGTGTTTGGGGGATGTTATCCTTATGGTTATGGCTTTCTATgttgtgattatccatgtttttatcttgtgttacaatgttgttcttgtgtagtaatattgttgtatgtcctcattgttaaattatttcttgttgttatagaatATTGTACATGGAACAGGATAGCCTTACGGTGATTTATGGTTGAGGCATGTTTTTGACCTCCCTTAGGTTATCGTGggggtatgtcatgtgtgggacccaTGGGATGGGGTGTGATGTActctagtggtatcagagatattAGTTTAGAGTTAGGTTTAGGTTCAGGATTGGAGAGTATAACCTGGATCTAGAGTATGTTCCTTGATTGGGTGAGAAATTGATCTCTTTATTCTTGCAACTAGTGGATCCAAGTAGAGTCTAGCATGCTGCATTTGTTGCATGTAGAAAATGTTTCTAAAGGTTGTCTTGAGTTTTCCTTCCAGTAAAATGCCAACACAACATTCACACGCCCGCCGTGGGAGAGTTACTTCCCCTACTGTTGCTACACCAAGAGTTCAGAGAGGTGGGAGGCGAGGAGAACCATCCCCGCCCTCATCCCCATCGCCACCTAGGCAGGAAGCCAGTTCAGGGCATAATCCTGCCGCGGCTGCTTCAGTGCATGCCCCTGAGGTTCAGGGTGCTGCTCCAATGCCTACTTCTGCTCCAACTTCTTAAGCACTAGAAGCCTTTAGGGCTCATTGGGCTACCAAAAGGAAAGTAGCCTACCTATCAGGAGTATTAAGACTTCTTGGAGTACTGGAGGATTTTTGGGGGACCCGCTCAGACTGCCACAGCATTTGTCCCGGCACCTACACTAGTAACTACCATAGGCCCCAATAGATCAGCTTGCCCCAAGAGAGGCCAGTGGATACAGTCAGGAATTAGCTTTGTCCAAGCTCATGAAGGAAGCCCGACAGCTTGGATGTGGTTCTTTTGATTGCACTAGTGATGCCATGATTGATAAAGAGTGGAACTAGAGAGTGATTGCTACCTTTGATGACATGAGTCTAGGTGGTGAGATGAGACTCAGGGTTGCTACTAGGATGTTGGATGGTAGAGCTCGAATTTGGTGGGAAAGTTTGAAGAGTAGATCATTTGGGCAGGTTACTTGGTCAGACTTCTTGCgagaatttgatgaagaatattacaccCGGTTTCATCGTGACAAGAAGAGACATGAATTTATGAGACTAATTAAAGGGAACAAGACAGTTGCAAAATATGAGATAGAGTTGAAGGATTTGGCTGGTTTTGTTCCAGATTTAGCACCTACTGAGGAGGTTCTTTGttctaaatttgaagttggtttGAACTTAGGCATCAGAAAAAGAATGACAGTCACAAGTAAGCAAAACTTCAAGGAGGTGGTACAGTCAGCTTTGAGGGGAGAGCAGTTGGTTAGAGAAGGCAAGAGAGTTCGAAAGAACATTGCTAAGAGAAGAAGCATGGAGATGGGCCAACCTTCCAAGAAAAGCAGGAGTGAGGGTTCCTCTAGGGGCGCTTCTACTTCAGCCCTGCTAGACCTCCATCATCTCAGAGTGGTGACCAGCAGAGATTCTCATGTTCTGACAGTGCTCCTACTATCAAAGGTCCAGAAACCATGTTTCAAGTGTTGGAACTATGGGAAGTCTCACAAAAGGCAGTGTCAGGCACCTCGCAAATGCTTCCAATGTGGTCAAATTGGACACTTGAGATCAGTATGTCCAGAGCTAGGACGGGGTGGATCTGCACCATCATCTCAGGGCCGTCCTAACTAGTCCAAAGGTACACAGCCAATAACATCTACTCCAGCTACTACCAAGTCAGGAGCTTCTAGCAACACTTCACAGCCAGGTCCCCAGCGACCACAGACCAGAGCCTAGACACGAGTTTTTGCCATGATAGAAGAACGGGTTGAGTGTAGGCCTAATGTGATCACAGGTACATTATCCATTGTTCATCATGACGCTTATGAATTGATTGATTCGGGTCAGAGCGTTCTTTTTTTAGCACTGCATTTGCATGTTATGCCGATAGTACCCTTTCCCCCCTTAGGGTGTGAGTTATATATACAAACCCCTCTTAGTGAGGAAGTAG from Dioscorea cayenensis subsp. rotundata cultivar TDr96_F1 chromosome 9, TDr96_F1_v2_PseudoChromosome.rev07_lg8_w22 25.fasta, whole genome shotgun sequence includes these protein-coding regions:
- the LOC120268440 gene encoding uncharacterized protein LOC120268440 produces the protein MSLGGEMRLRVATRMLDGRARIWWESLKSRSFGQVTWSDFLREFDEEYYTRFHRDKKRHEFMRLIKGNKTVAKYEIELKDLAGFVPDLAPTEEVLCSKFEVGLNLGIRKRMTVTSKQNFKEVVQSALRGEQLVREGKRVRKNIAKRRSMEMGQPSKKSRSEGSSRGASTSALLDLHHLRVVTSRDSHVLTVLLLSKVQKPCFKCWNYGKSHKRQCQAPRKCFQCGQIGHLRSVCPELGRGGSAPSSQGRPN